Proteins encoded by one window of Neptunomonas phycophila:
- a CDS encoding heme biosynthesis HemY N-terminal domain-containing protein, producing the protein MKRLLLLLLVVLAVGAWVGEKMVQDPGYAMLAYNGTTIETSLWVLIVILVLGFAILHWLINFLLHSKMPHTRIKEWREHRRHSLAQRKTMKGLLALSEGKWWQAQRLLKQSANDAQLPLVNYLAGARAAHEQREDKAADELLQQARSAVPQAEVAIGVSQAQIQLERGEYETCLANLIRLRRLAPKNTYVLRLLKSVYVSLEDWQGLTNLLPDLRKHKVFNPAELDKLEQTCYAQLLGTALANIPAEADVETRLKALNREWDSLPNRMSQDELIVRQYVELLIEARSEEKAESFLRTKIKKEWDEGLVRLYGRVQAPDAHKQLEVAKGWLKKHPDSASLKLTLGRISMRNEHWGKAVDYLEESLALEKSPETYSELTRLLTHLGDNERSLSIMQDGMELMSTDLPPLPLPQSDTTADTESSSAAPEAAPAESKA; encoded by the coding sequence ATGAAAAGACTACTGCTTCTTCTACTCGTCGTCCTAGCGGTTGGCGCTTGGGTTGGCGAAAAAATGGTTCAAGACCCTGGCTATGCCATGCTTGCTTATAATGGCACGACCATTGAGACAAGCTTATGGGTACTGATAGTCATATTGGTGCTTGGTTTTGCCATTTTACATTGGCTGATCAACTTTTTATTGCATTCGAAAATGCCTCATACCCGCATTAAAGAATGGCGCGAGCATCGTCGTCACTCATTAGCGCAACGTAAAACCATGAAAGGGTTGCTGGCGCTTTCCGAGGGTAAGTGGTGGCAAGCTCAACGCCTACTCAAACAGTCCGCCAATGATGCGCAACTCCCCCTCGTTAACTACTTGGCCGGCGCACGTGCGGCTCATGAGCAAAGGGAAGACAAAGCCGCCGATGAGCTGTTACAGCAGGCACGCAGCGCCGTTCCTCAAGCTGAAGTGGCCATTGGCGTGAGCCAAGCACAGATCCAGCTCGAACGAGGAGAATACGAAACCTGCTTAGCTAACCTCATTCGCTTGCGACGTTTAGCACCTAAAAACACCTATGTTTTACGCCTACTCAAATCGGTGTATGTCAGCCTCGAAGACTGGCAAGGGTTAACAAACTTGTTGCCTGATTTACGTAAGCACAAGGTATTCAACCCAGCCGAATTAGATAAGTTAGAGCAAACCTGCTATGCACAACTGCTTGGCACTGCACTGGCTAATATCCCAGCAGAAGCCGATGTAGAAACACGCTTAAAAGCCTTAAACCGCGAGTGGGATAGCTTACCGAACCGAATGTCTCAAGATGAGCTAATCGTTCGCCAATATGTTGAGCTACTCATTGAAGCCCGCTCAGAAGAAAAAGCTGAAAGCTTCTTGCGCACTAAAATTAAGAAAGAGTGGGATGAGGGCCTTGTTCGACTTTACGGTCGTGTGCAAGCACCCGACGCGCATAAGCAGTTAGAAGTCGCTAAAGGCTGGCTTAAAAAGCACCCAGACAGCGCCTCTTTGAAACTGACGTTGGGCCGCATCTCAATGCGTAACGAGCACTGGGGCAAAGCAGTAGATTATTTAGAAGAAAGCTTAGCGCTTGAAAAATCACCTGAGACCTACAGCGAGCTCACACGCTTGCTGACTCACTTGGGCGATAACGAGCGCTCGCTTAGCATCATGCAGGATGGCATGGAGTTAATGAGCACTGACTTACCGCCGCTGCCATTACCTCAAAGTGATACAACTGCCGACACAGAATCATCGTCCGCGGCACCCGAAGCAGCACCTGCTGAATCAAAAGCATAA
- a CDS encoding uroporphyrinogen-III C-methyltransferase, with protein MKETGKHTDDKQDQVKKDDSASKKPTVEAQTSNDTSDPKPDVAKAADTESTAAKEPQSADNKPEVTEPTKEIPADKPTPVVAAVPQAEEKKPSTWPGKLALVISIIALGATGYIYWHDMQKQQQESADIEALKAQVSEAINSTNATVADAKSLVSTQVSSVNQSLTMLQNQTAKEQAGIAELQERLTQSIQQVQAKQTNTRKDWLLAESEYLLRLANQRVMMEQTPVGALALLKSADKILKETDDVSIYAVRKALAEDIASLEAVPTFDLEGSYLKLAALNNQVNNLRLIPLTEKNQLPSLIEEMTPDTVDTSLMDNVRDSWAKAVDKFEKLVVIQHHDKKIEPLLSPEQNYYLQQNLHLMLEQAQLALLQRKQVAFDRSLDKAEEWLSTYFEADDATTQSLLRGVNELKSLQISPQMPDISGSLNALKSYLQKMTDLKAEGAA; from the coding sequence ATGAAAGAGACCGGGAAACATACGGACGATAAGCAGGATCAAGTAAAAAAAGACGATTCTGCCTCTAAGAAACCAACCGTAGAAGCGCAAACATCTAATGACACATCTGATCCAAAACCGGATGTGGCAAAAGCCGCCGATACTGAATCGACGGCAGCAAAGGAACCCCAGTCTGCAGATAACAAGCCTGAAGTGACTGAGCCAACCAAAGAAATACCGGCCGACAAACCCACACCGGTGGTTGCAGCGGTACCTCAAGCCGAAGAAAAAAAGCCAAGCACATGGCCTGGTAAGTTAGCACTGGTTATCTCAATTATTGCATTAGGCGCAACGGGTTACATCTACTGGCACGATATGCAAAAACAGCAGCAAGAAAGTGCTGATATAGAAGCACTCAAGGCGCAAGTGTCTGAGGCTATCAACAGCACCAACGCCACCGTTGCTGACGCTAAATCGCTTGTTAGCACACAGGTTTCATCGGTTAACCAAAGTTTAACCATGCTGCAAAACCAAACAGCCAAAGAACAAGCCGGTATTGCTGAGTTACAAGAACGCCTGACGCAAAGCATTCAGCAAGTGCAAGCAAAACAAACCAATACCCGCAAAGATTGGCTATTGGCCGAATCAGAGTACTTGTTACGATTGGCAAACCAACGTGTCATGATGGAGCAAACTCCGGTTGGCGCCCTAGCTCTTCTTAAGTCTGCCGATAAGATTTTAAAAGAGACCGATGACGTATCTATCTATGCCGTGCGCAAAGCGCTCGCTGAAGATATTGCCTCCCTCGAAGCCGTTCCAACATTTGATTTAGAAGGTAGCTACCTCAAGCTAGCGGCACTGAATAACCAAGTCAATAACTTACGCTTAATCCCGCTAACTGAAAAAAATCAATTGCCGTCTCTCATCGAAGAAATGACACCGGATACCGTTGATACCTCATTAATGGATAATGTTCGCGATTCATGGGCAAAAGCAGTGGATAAGTTTGAGAAGCTTGTTGTGATTCAGCACCATGATAAGAAAATCGAGCCACTGTTATCACCAGAGCAAAATTACTACCTGCAACAAAATCTGCACCTGATGCTGGAGCAAGCCCAACTGGCATTACTGCAACGCAAGCAAGTCGCTTTCGACCGTAGTCTAGACAAAGCAGAAGAGTGGCTTTCTACTTATTTTGAAGCCGACGATGCAACCACACAATCGTTACTGCGCGGAGTGAATGAGCTTAAGTCTCTTCAAATTTCACCGCAAATGCCTGATATTAGCGGCTCTCTTAACGCCTTAAAAAGCTACCTTCAAAAAATGACCGACCTTAAGGCAGAAGGAGCCGCTTAA
- a CDS encoding uroporphyrinogen-III synthase: MPNALANLTGQRVLVTRPAHQAAQQIQQLRDCGATPIPLPLLAIHPIEATDPRYHLLKTQIMNIDEYQIIICVSPNAAKLAIEWIDEYWPQLPVGIEWLAIGGKTEAMLNDAGIPAKRPAEGFNSEAMLTMPTLTELNGAKVLILRGDGGRATLAEGLSQRGAIVTYANLYDRCCPTYEDTLIQSTIYQSSLTSILITSGEALDNFVTVVKGRQQQFSINSLLSLYLVVPSERIAEKARTIGFTTIMVAQGPDDESMIKALTLANDSEANA, from the coding sequence ATGCCAAATGCATTAGCCAACTTAACGGGACAACGGGTATTAGTTACCCGGCCAGCTCACCAAGCGGCCCAACAAATACAACAACTGAGGGACTGCGGTGCAACTCCGATACCGCTTCCTCTGTTAGCCATTCATCCAATTGAAGCAACAGACCCTCGTTATCATCTGCTCAAAACACAAATAATGAACATTGATGAATATCAGATCATTATTTGTGTGAGCCCTAACGCCGCTAAACTTGCCATAGAATGGATAGATGAATACTGGCCACAGCTACCTGTCGGCATTGAATGGTTAGCTATTGGTGGAAAAACGGAGGCCATGCTAAACGATGCGGGCATACCGGCTAAACGCCCAGCCGAAGGTTTTAACTCCGAAGCCATGTTAACCATGCCAACACTGACAGAACTGAATGGCGCTAAGGTACTGATATTACGTGGTGATGGAGGAAGAGCTACGCTTGCCGAAGGGTTAAGCCAGCGCGGAGCTATCGTCACATATGCCAATTTATATGACCGTTGCTGCCCCACCTATGAAGATACGCTTATCCAAAGTACTATTTATCAATCTTCACTGACCTCTATCCTTATTACCAGTGGCGAGGCCCTTGATAACTTTGTTACAGTGGTGAAAGGTCGGCAACAACAATTCAGTATCAATTCACTACTCTCACTGTACCTTGTGGTCCCCAGTGAACGAATTGCTGAAAAAGCCCGTACAATAGGATTTACAACTATCATGGTAGCGCAAGGACCGGACGATGAGTCCATGATCAAGGCGCTTACCCTAGCTAATGACTCGGAAGCCAACGCATGA
- the hemC gene encoding hydroxymethylbilane synthase translates to MQNNIQKKRVRIATRKSLLALWQAEYVKAELEKHHPGIEVELLGMSTRGDKILDTPLAKVGGKGLFVKELEVAMLENRADIAVHSMKDVPMEFPEGLGLSVICPRERPTDAFVSNRFNTLAELPQGAIVGTSSLRRQALLREQRPDLEIHDLRGNVQTRLSKLDDGQYDAIILATAGLIRLELQDRIRTELSADICLPAGGQGAVGIECRLDDHEMIELLAPLHDARTAACVTAERAMNRRLEGGCQVPIACFAVLNEAEDEVYLRGLVAKPDGTTVLRDEERGAPENAEQMGIALAERLLDAGAQEILSAVYASGNAQA, encoded by the coding sequence ATGCAAAATAATATCCAGAAAAAACGTGTACGCATCGCCACCCGAAAAAGCCTGTTAGCTCTATGGCAAGCAGAGTATGTAAAAGCCGAGCTAGAGAAACACCATCCTGGCATTGAAGTCGAATTGCTGGGGATGAGCACACGAGGCGATAAAATTCTGGATACCCCACTGGCTAAAGTGGGCGGTAAAGGGCTCTTTGTAAAAGAGCTAGAAGTCGCCATGCTAGAAAACCGCGCCGACATCGCCGTCCATTCTATGAAAGATGTACCAATGGAGTTCCCCGAAGGCTTGGGACTGTCAGTTATTTGCCCGCGAGAACGCCCAACCGATGCGTTTGTTTCCAATCGATTCAACACACTGGCCGAACTTCCTCAAGGCGCTATTGTGGGCACTTCATCGTTACGCCGCCAAGCACTTCTGCGTGAGCAGCGCCCCGATCTAGAAATTCATGACTTACGAGGCAACGTTCAAACACGTCTTAGCAAACTCGATGATGGGCAATACGACGCAATTATCCTTGCCACAGCAGGGCTAATCAGACTTGAACTGCAAGACCGGATTCGCACCGAACTCTCTGCAGACATTTGCTTACCTGCCGGTGGACAAGGCGCCGTTGGTATTGAATGCCGTTTAGATGACCACGAGATGATCGAGCTACTAGCCCCGCTACACGATGCTCGCACAGCGGCTTGCGTGACAGCTGAGCGCGCCATGAACCGCCGTCTTGAAGGGGGCTGCCAAGTACCTATTGCCTGCTTCGCCGTCCTTAACGAAGCTGAAGATGAAGTCTACCTACGAGGACTCGTCGCCAAGCCCGATGGTACGACTGTATTGCGTGACGAAGAGCGCGGAGCCCCAGAAAATGCCGAGCAAATGGGGATAGCTCTCGCCGAGCGCTTACTAGACGCCGGTGCCCAGGAAATACTCAGTGCCGTTTATGCATCAGGTAACGCTCAGGCATAA
- the argH gene encoding argininosuccinate lyase, whose product MSNTTNQQWGGRFNEPTDAFVARFTASVQFDQRMYKQDIRGSIAHATMLEMAGVLTVEERDLIVNGLNEIQSDIEAGNFEWSIELEDVHMNIEAALTKKIGITGKKLHTGRSRNDQVATDIRLFVRDEIDLILAEITRLQQGLAELAEGEADTIMPGFTHLQTAQPVTFGHHLMAWFEMLTRDYQRFEDVRKRVNVMPLGAAALAGTTYPIQRHVTCELLGFDAPAENSLDAVSDRDFAIEFCAASSIMMMHMTRMSEELVLWTSAQFNFINLPDRFCTGSSIMPQKKNPDVPELVRGKSGRVYGHLFSLLTLMKSQPLAYNKDNQEDKEPLFDAIDTVKGCLRAFADMVPALESRKEYMREAALRGFSTATDLADYLVRKGMPFRDAHEVVGKSVAYGIESGKDLGEMTLNELQQFSDTISEDVFDVLTLEGSVAARDHVGGTAPNQVRAAVTRAKAMLAKRG is encoded by the coding sequence ATGAGCAACACAACCAACCAGCAATGGGGTGGTCGTTTTAATGAACCTACCGACGCTTTTGTCGCTCGTTTTACTGCATCAGTCCAATTTGATCAGCGCATGTATAAACAAGATATCCGTGGCTCTATTGCACACGCTACTATGTTGGAAATGGCAGGTGTTCTTACTGTTGAAGAGCGTGATCTGATTGTTAATGGCCTCAATGAAATTCAGTCGGATATCGAAGCTGGCAACTTTGAATGGTCAATCGAATTAGAAGATGTGCACATGAACATCGAAGCGGCACTGACAAAGAAGATCGGTATTACCGGTAAGAAGTTACACACGGGCCGCTCTCGTAATGACCAAGTCGCCACAGATATCCGTTTGTTTGTCCGTGATGAAATCGACCTGATTTTAGCTGAAATAACTCGCTTACAGCAGGGCTTAGCCGAGCTAGCCGAAGGTGAAGCCGACACCATCATGCCGGGCTTTACGCACTTACAAACCGCTCAACCTGTTACGTTTGGCCACCATTTAATGGCCTGGTTTGAAATGCTAACGCGTGATTACCAGCGTTTTGAAGATGTACGAAAACGCGTTAACGTAATGCCACTCGGAGCCGCGGCATTAGCTGGCACAACGTATCCGATTCAGCGCCATGTAACCTGTGAGTTGCTCGGTTTTGATGCGCCCGCTGAGAATTCGTTAGATGCGGTATCGGATCGAGATTTTGCTATTGAGTTTTGTGCTGCATCCAGCATCATGATGATGCACATGACGCGTATGTCAGAAGAGCTCGTATTATGGACGTCGGCGCAATTCAACTTTATCAATTTGCCTGATCGCTTTTGTACGGGCTCATCGATTATGCCGCAAAAGAAAAATCCTGATGTGCCAGAGTTGGTTCGAGGCAAGAGTGGGCGTGTTTATGGCCACTTGTTTAGTTTATTAACCTTGATGAAGTCACAGCCTTTGGCATATAACAAGGATAACCAAGAAGATAAAGAACCGCTGTTTGATGCCATTGATACCGTAAAAGGTTGTCTGCGTGCGTTCGCAGATATGGTTCCAGCGCTGGAGTCACGTAAAGAATATATGCGTGAAGCGGCCTTACGCGGTTTTTCAACGGCGACCGATCTAGCAGACTACTTGGTTCGTAAAGGAATGCCGTTCCGTGATGCTCACGAAGTCGTCGGTAAATCAGTTGCGTACGGCATTGAATCAGGTAAAGATTTAGGCGAAATGACCCTCAACGAATTACAGCAGTTCTCTGACACAATTAGTGAAGATGTCTTTGATGTTTTAACACTGGAAGGTTCTGTTGCGGCGCGTGATCATGTTGGCGGTACTGCGCCTAACCAAGTGCGTGCTGCCGTTACGCGTGCTAAAGCAATGTTAGCCAAGCGAGGTTAA
- a CDS encoding GGDEF domain-containing protein, with amino-acid sequence MTSFTTQLSEEPRIKGFILLTSLMSRLGREHKNLEPVEEFILFQGLMGVLAILPFAVWRFWSGNIEQGMVDLLIVVFMVVIGAYVFATGRYRLAGIIFTMTYSLGMVLSVYVRGTELLFWAYPVTLACYFTVRLKEATAISLMCLALVTWLIRDIVEPSEMLRFVVTYVLVAMFAFIFARRVHHDRVRLSVAATVDSLTGAGNRRAMDDEIESVVSSFSRRSMPVSLVLFDIDHFKRINDNHGHGVGDQFLQRFVEFMQVLLRRNEKLFRLGGEEFVVIVEGDVQEAQNLADQIRHLLEKTRLIPGLSVTVSVGVAQLREKEDSRDWMKRADDALYRAKHYGRNQVCSATTTE; translated from the coding sequence GTGACTTCTTTTACAACACAGCTCTCAGAAGAGCCAAGAATAAAGGGATTTATTTTGCTCACTAGTTTGATGTCCCGGCTGGGAAGAGAGCATAAGAACCTAGAGCCCGTAGAAGAGTTTATTTTATTCCAAGGGCTAATGGGTGTATTGGCGATTTTGCCATTTGCTGTATGGCGTTTCTGGAGTGGAAACATAGAGCAGGGAATGGTTGATCTGCTTATTGTTGTGTTTATGGTCGTTATTGGAGCGTACGTATTCGCAACAGGGCGTTATCGCTTAGCTGGGATAATTTTTACCATGACCTACTCGCTGGGTATGGTTCTATCTGTATATGTTAGGGGAACCGAGCTGCTTTTTTGGGCTTACCCTGTCACGTTAGCATGTTATTTTACCGTGCGCCTCAAAGAAGCGACAGCTATCTCCCTCATGTGCCTTGCTTTGGTAACTTGGCTGATTCGCGATATTGTAGAGCCTTCAGAAATGCTGCGTTTTGTAGTCACCTATGTGCTGGTGGCGATGTTTGCGTTTATTTTTGCTCGTCGCGTACATCATGACCGAGTGCGTTTGTCGGTGGCAGCCACCGTCGATTCATTAACCGGTGCAGGGAACCGCCGGGCGATGGATGATGAGATAGAAAGTGTTGTTTCTTCATTTTCCCGCCGTTCAATGCCTGTTTCTTTAGTGCTCTTTGATATCGACCATTTTAAGCGAATTAATGATAACCATGGCCATGGCGTGGGTGATCAGTTTTTGCAGCGCTTTGTCGAATTCATGCAGGTACTGCTGCGCCGTAATGAAAAGCTCTTTCGTTTAGGTGGTGAAGAGTTTGTGGTAATTGTTGAAGGTGATGTACAAGAGGCACAAAACTTAGCGGATCAAATTCGCCATTTGCTTGAAAAGACTCGTTTAATCCCAGGCTTATCTGTCACTGTATCGGTGGGCGTGGCGCAATTACGGGAAAAAGAGGACAGCCGAGATTGGATGAAACGCGCGGATGATGCGCTTTACCGAGCCAAACATTACGGCCGTAATCAGGTGTGTTCCGCGACGACAACTGAATAA